One genomic segment of Rhizobium gallicum bv. gallicum R602sp includes these proteins:
- a CDS encoding NAD(P)/FAD-dependent oxidoreductase, with the protein MPKADSAAISSGQSSVSLLIAGGGIMGLWAAVHAERFGIDTLLVDAGELGQGASGGLLGALMPHLPDKWNAKKQFQFDALVSLETEIAAIEAATGLSTGYRRSGRIIPLPKPHLRKIALTHFADAETHWHRHGRSFHWHVADAPPVTGWIDPAAGASGFVHDTLAARVAPRTLVAALVAFLRQAKRVSIIENATVDGLEPERGIADAGGRTIAFGRCIVAAGHQSFPLLQRFTPGLERPLGQPVKGQAALLKAEIDPALPTIFRDGLYIIAHEGGHAAIGSTSEDRFDNPNTTDAQLDALIEAAREMAPVLGKAPVVERWAGLRPKAIDRDPMIGPHPIYPKLIALTGGFKVSFGLAHRLAEAAVHMADGRSAPFALPESFAFSSHIIAASR; encoded by the coding sequence ATGCCTAAAGCCGATAGTGCGGCCATCTCCTCCGGTCAATCGTCCGTCAGCCTGCTGATTGCCGGGGGCGGCATCATGGGGCTGTGGGCGGCGGTTCATGCCGAGCGGTTTGGCATCGACACGCTCCTCGTCGATGCCGGTGAATTGGGGCAGGGCGCGAGCGGCGGGCTGCTCGGGGCGCTGATGCCGCATTTGCCGGACAAATGGAATGCCAAGAAGCAGTTCCAGTTCGATGCGCTGGTTTCCCTCGAAACCGAGATCGCTGCGATCGAAGCTGCCACCGGCCTTTCCACAGGCTACCGCCGCTCCGGGCGCATCATCCCGCTGCCGAAGCCGCATCTACGCAAGATCGCGCTTACCCATTTTGCCGATGCCGAAACACATTGGCATCGGCACGGCCGCAGCTTCCATTGGCATGTCGCAGATGCTCCGCCGGTTACAGGCTGGATCGACCCTGCCGCTGGTGCGAGCGGCTTCGTGCACGACACGCTTGCTGCCCGCGTCGCACCCCGTACGCTGGTCGCCGCTCTTGTCGCCTTTCTGAGGCAGGCAAAGCGTGTGAGCATTATCGAGAATGCTACAGTCGACGGTCTCGAACCGGAACGCGGGATCGCCGACGCCGGTGGGAGAACAATCGCCTTTGGCCGCTGCATCGTCGCGGCAGGTCATCAGTCATTTCCGCTTCTGCAGCGGTTCACGCCCGGATTGGAAAGGCCGCTCGGCCAACCGGTCAAGGGGCAGGCGGCGCTGTTGAAAGCCGAGATCGATCCCGCCCTTCCCACCATCTTCCGCGACGGCCTCTATATCATTGCTCATGAGGGCGGCCATGCTGCGATCGGCAGCACCAGCGAGGACCGTTTTGACAATCCCAATACGACCGATGCTCAACTCGACGCTCTGATCGAAGCGGCGCGCGAGATGGCCCCCGTGCTTGGGAAGGCGCCGGTCGTCGAGCGCTGGGCCGGCCTTCGTCCGAAGGCGATCGACCGCGATCCGATGATCGGTCCGCATCCGATTTATCCGAAGCTCATCGCCTTGACCGGCGGCTTCAAAGTCAGCTTCGGCCTTGCCCACCGTCTTGCCGAAGCTGCCGTACATATGGCCGACGGGCGTTCCGCACCTTTCGCCCTGCCGGAAAGTTTCGCGTTTTCGAGCCATATCATCGCTGCTTCACGTTAA
- the mnmD gene encoding tRNA (5-methylaminomethyl-2-thiouridine)(34)-methyltransferase MnmD, with translation MTEIDPDQSGSTSQPLEWRDGDMPYSRAFGDHFYCQTDGRLECGHVFLAGNGLPERWTGKENFRIGELGFGTGLNFAETWRQWKAHRQTGQHLNFISFELYPMRPHEIGRALSHWPEIDAERKALTALWPGQPKGTVTLALDEQTTLSVVCGPAIDGVAAAEPGFDAWYLDGFAPSRNADMWSEDLMRLICEKTLSKGSFATYAAAGFVRRNLMAAGFAVERRKGFAGKREMLCGVKP, from the coding sequence ATGACAGAGATTGATCCCGATCAGAGTGGCAGCACGAGCCAGCCGCTCGAATGGCGCGACGGCGATATGCCTTATTCGCGGGCCTTTGGCGACCATTTTTATTGCCAGACGGACGGGCGGCTCGAATGCGGCCACGTCTTTCTGGCGGGCAATGGCCTGCCGGAACGGTGGACCGGCAAGGAAAATTTCCGCATTGGAGAGTTGGGGTTCGGCACCGGGCTGAACTTCGCGGAAACATGGCGGCAATGGAAAGCGCATCGCCAAACGGGTCAACATCTGAACTTCATTTCCTTCGAGCTTTACCCGATGCGCCCGCACGAGATCGGTCGCGCACTTTCGCACTGGCCGGAAATCGATGCCGAGCGGAAGGCGCTGACGGCGCTGTGGCCCGGCCAACCGAAAGGTACCGTGACGCTGGCATTGGACGAGCAGACGACCTTGAGCGTTGTCTGCGGCCCGGCAATCGATGGCGTTGCGGCTGCCGAACCCGGCTTCGATGCCTGGTATCTCGATGGCTTCGCGCCGTCGCGCAACGCCGACATGTGGTCGGAAGATCTAATGCGGCTCATCTGCGAGAAGACCCTCTCAAAAGGAAGCTTCGCGACCTATGCCGCTGCAGGCTTCGTCAGGCGCAATCTGATGGCGGCGGGATTTGCGGTCGAGCGGCGCAAGGGTTTCGCCGGCAAGCGCGAGATGCTCTGCGGCGTAAAACCCTAG
- a CDS encoding response regulator gives MTSSGDLLELACSRIADLETPAYVKNSELRYVAVNESYARFFGREISDFIGRRTREILDRPEEEEREDKERRALVFGTEETAICFDAAATEHERIRIESFMPSQDRAYVFGIFEARTQPRRPVLSGPDQALLADFERVRATLEKLDHPVGIFADDGRPLIVNSAYRNGGKASSAETGWHESVNELDLLRTIMEDLPVAAFARDERHRLVYANQYYETFTGHVRSKVLGLTEFEMFGEENGASIYEENALALKDGSLTEVEGKLPSTDGTVYPILTRVNRVQTPDSKVYVVGSFSDISPLKEREAKLIEAQKHAEILHRDIENILRSLPVGVLILDNNLDILYINDEFYTICDLPPDDRFDGRPFIDVIRRNCELGRYGHEHSPEEILAERQRHFGSDGEQEPIELSWSDGKSIIFDSRRISNDRILLSYSDMSAIRASEKEIHEARAALEHLGELMRDATRAMPQGLTIVQDGIIKLSNDALSEVLRIPPEYLVAGRGWIDLFNFCADRGDFKSPAAEVLHYWRSNIAAKQPIATVFHVAGERWVNMEATISERGHWVALFTDVTEMKEREEELETLLARAEAADRAKSEFLANMSHEIRTPMNGVLGMAELMAKTDLDPRQKTFIDIIVKSGNALLTIINDILDFSKIDAGQMTLRKAAFDPVEAVEDVATLLSSPAAEKDLELLVRADPNLPAAIIGDAGRFRQIVTNLVGNAVKFTEKGHVFVDVGFRPGSDGEVMVEIRIEDTGIGIPADKLQSVFDKFSQVDSSSTRRHEGTGLGLAITAGLVDLFGGYVNAESEPGKGSVFTVNLPFAIAAARLDPKPLPVNVRGARVLVIDDNEVNRRILSEQLPLWGFDGVAAEDGGTGIAILEAAHQIGVQVDALVLDYHMPEMNGAEVARRLRADARFECLPIIFLTSMDISGTEKEFAALNGHAHLMKPARANLLRNTIVEVVRASRVKRASAAEIARLQAETEMREPEPYAPPSSKQRKTAFIDVLVAEDNEVNQIVFTQILQGTGLSFLVVNNGQEAVNAWESHAPRIIMMDVSMPVMNGHDATRAIRVRERGQGHRVPIIGVTAHALESDRELCLNAGMDDYMSKPISPELLEEKIQLWLGKSAQLPGRSGR, from the coding sequence TTGACATCGAGCGGGGACCTTCTCGAACTGGCATGCAGCCGGATCGCAGATCTGGAGACGCCTGCCTATGTCAAGAACAGCGAGCTTCGCTACGTTGCCGTCAACGAATCCTATGCCCGCTTCTTCGGCAGGGAAATTTCCGATTTCATCGGCCGTCGGACCCGCGAAATTCTCGATCGTCCGGAAGAGGAGGAGCGTGAAGACAAGGAGCGGCGCGCGCTCGTCTTCGGCACCGAAGAAACTGCCATCTGCTTCGATGCTGCCGCAACCGAGCATGAGCGGATCCGGATCGAGAGCTTCATGCCGTCGCAAGACCGGGCCTATGTTTTCGGTATCTTCGAGGCGCGCACGCAGCCCCGCCGGCCGGTTCTCTCGGGGCCGGATCAGGCTTTGCTCGCCGATTTCGAGCGCGTCCGTGCCACGCTGGAAAAACTCGATCATCCGGTCGGCATTTTCGCTGACGACGGCCGCCCGCTGATCGTCAATTCGGCTTATCGAAACGGAGGCAAGGCATCGTCCGCGGAAACCGGATGGCACGAGAGCGTAAACGAGCTCGATCTCCTCCGAACCATCATGGAAGACCTGCCGGTTGCCGCTTTTGCGCGCGACGAACGGCACCGCCTCGTCTATGCCAACCAGTATTACGAGACCTTCACGGGCCATGTCCGGTCAAAGGTGCTTGGCCTCACAGAGTTTGAGATGTTCGGCGAGGAGAATGGCGCCAGCATCTATGAGGAAAACGCTCTGGCGCTCAAGGACGGCTCGCTCACGGAGGTGGAAGGTAAGCTTCCAAGCACGGACGGAACAGTTTATCCGATCTTGACGCGCGTCAATCGCGTGCAGACGCCGGATAGCAAGGTCTATGTTGTCGGCTCTTTTTCGGATATCTCACCGCTCAAGGAGCGTGAAGCCAAGCTGATCGAGGCCCAGAAGCACGCGGAAATCCTGCATCGCGACATTGAAAACATCCTGCGTTCGCTGCCGGTCGGCGTGCTGATCCTCGATAACAATCTCGATATCCTCTACATAAACGACGAATTCTACACGATCTGCGATCTGCCGCCTGACGATCGTTTTGACGGCCGGCCGTTCATCGATGTCATCCGCCGTAATTGTGAACTCGGGCGCTATGGCCACGAGCACAGCCCGGAAGAGATCCTGGCGGAGCGCCAGCGCCATTTCGGTTCGGATGGGGAGCAGGAGCCGATCGAACTCAGTTGGTCGGACGGCAAATCGATCATCTTCGACAGCCGCCGCATCTCGAACGACCGCATTCTTCTCTCCTATTCCGATATGAGCGCCATTCGCGCGAGCGAGAAGGAAATCCATGAAGCGCGCGCTGCCCTGGAGCACCTCGGTGAACTGATGCGGGATGCGACGCGGGCCATGCCGCAAGGCTTGACGATCGTCCAGGACGGCATCATCAAGCTCTCCAACGATGCGCTTTCGGAAGTTCTGCGTATTCCGCCGGAATACCTTGTTGCGGGCCGCGGCTGGATCGACCTCTTCAATTTCTGCGCCGATCGCGGCGACTTCAAGAGTCCCGCCGCCGAAGTGTTGCACTATTGGCGTTCAAACATCGCTGCGAAGCAGCCGATTGCCACTGTCTTTCATGTGGCCGGGGAGCGCTGGGTGAACATGGAGGCGACGATCAGCGAGCGCGGCCATTGGGTCGCGCTCTTCACCGACGTCACCGAAATGAAAGAGCGCGAGGAAGAGCTTGAGACGCTGCTGGCACGGGCTGAGGCCGCCGATCGCGCCAAGTCGGAATTTCTCGCCAATATGAGCCATGAAATCCGCACGCCGATGAATGGCGTGCTCGGCATGGCCGAGCTGATGGCGAAGACCGATCTTGACCCGCGGCAGAAGACCTTCATCGACATCATCGTCAAGTCCGGCAACGCGCTTTTGACGATCATCAACGATATTCTGGACTTCTCAAAAATCGATGCCGGACAGATGACGCTGCGCAAGGCGGCCTTCGATCCGGTGGAAGCGGTCGAGGATGTCGCGACGCTGCTTTCTTCGCCCGCGGCTGAGAAGGATCTCGAGCTTCTGGTGCGCGCCGATCCGAACCTGCCTGCCGCAATCATCGGCGATGCCGGGCGGTTTCGCCAGATCGTCACAAATCTCGTGGGCAACGCCGTCAAGTTCACAGAGAAGGGACATGTCTTCGTCGATGTCGGTTTCCGGCCTGGCTCGGACGGCGAGGTCATGGTCGAGATCAGGATCGAGGATACCGGCATCGGCATCCCGGCAGACAAACTGCAATCGGTCTTCGACAAATTCTCGCAGGTCGATTCCTCTTCGACGCGGCGCCACGAGGGGACCGGCCTTGGTCTTGCCATCACTGCCGGTCTGGTCGATCTCTTTGGCGGTTACGTCAACGCCGAGAGCGAACCGGGCAAGGGCTCGGTCTTCACCGTCAACCTGCCCTTCGCCATCGCTGCCGCCCGCCTCGATCCCAAGCCGCTGCCCGTCAATGTACGCGGCGCACGCGTGCTCGTCATCGACGACAACGAGGTGAACCGCCGCATTCTCTCCGAGCAGCTGCCGCTTTGGGGGTTTGACGGCGTGGCTGCCGAAGACGGCGGGACCGGCATTGCCATCCTTGAGGCCGCACACCAGATCGGCGTTCAGGTCGATGCCCTGGTGCTCGACTATCACATGCCGGAAATGAACGGTGCGGAAGTCGCCCGCAGGCTCAGGGCCGACGCGCGCTTCGAGTGCCTGCCGATCATCTTCCTGACCTCAATGGATATCTCCGGCACGGAGAAGGAGTTCGCAGCCCTCAACGGCCATGCGCATCTGATGAAACCGGCCCGTGCCAACCTTCTTCGCAACACGATCGTCGAGGTCGTGCGCGCAAGCCGCGTGAAGCGGGCTTCTGCAGCCGAAATCGCACGCCTGCAGGCAGAAACCGAGATGAGGGAACCGGAGCCTTATGCGCCGCCGTCCTCAAAACAGCGAAAGACGGCCTTCATCGATGTGCTCGTCGCCGAGGACAACGAGGTGAACCAGATCGTCTTCACGCAGATCCTGCAGGGCACCGGCCTGAGTTTCCTCGTCGTCAATAACGGCCAGGAGGCGGTCAACGCCTGGGAAAGCCATGCGCCGCGGATTATCATGATGGACGTCTCGATGCCGGTGATGAACGGCCACGATGCGACCCGCGCGATCCGTGTCCGAGAGCGCGGACAGGGCCACCGCGTGCCGATCATCGGCGTAACGGCGCATGCGCTCGAAAGCGACCGCGAGCTCTGTCTCAACGCCGGCATGGACGATTACATGTCGAAGCCGATCAGCCCCGAACTGCTGGAAGAGAAAATCCAGCTCTGGCTCGGCAAGAGCGCGCAGTTGCCCGGCCGCTCGGGCCGCTAG
- a CDS encoding DEAD/DEAH box helicase, whose translation MTNFESLGVSKPIVATLFQLGIETPTPIQAQAIPLLLEGRDLIGLAQTGTGKTAAFGLPLIEKLLSDERRPDNRTTRTLILAPTRELVNQIAENLKNFVRKSPLRINVVVGGVSINKQQLQLERGTDILVATPGRLLDLVNRRAITLTAVRYLVLDEADQMLDLGFVHDLRKIAKLVPKRRQTMLFSATMPKAIADLAGEYLTDPIKVEVTPPGKAADKVEQYVHFVGGKNDKTDLLKKSLSENPDGRAIVFLRTKHGAEKLMKHLDHVGYSVASIHGNKSQGQRERALKAFRDGGIKTLIATDVAARGIDIPAVSHVFNYDLPEVPDAYVHRIGRTARAGRDGIAIAFCAPDEARLLRDIERLMGIEIIVASGEPPAHMRAAPRRDNGNNRNRGGQGRGGEGRGDGRPGDQRSGNRQDRRPRREGDAGEVRANNEERRERRPRPERQTARNEDFRGQRRGEATPQGPDNDLVSTSDFRPAKKPQQRPHGSADANRHHPGGARNAHGRPGRKHGEDRGQQAHGEHRQDGSGGIRRKGPRNGGGQRREQA comes from the coding sequence TTGACTAATTTTGAATCGCTTGGTGTCTCCAAGCCGATCGTCGCCACGCTTTTTCAGCTCGGCATTGAAACGCCGACGCCCATTCAGGCGCAGGCAATCCCTCTTCTCCTCGAAGGCCGCGATCTGATCGGCCTCGCCCAGACCGGCACTGGCAAGACGGCTGCCTTCGGCCTGCCGCTCATTGAAAAACTGCTCTCCGATGAGAGGCGTCCCGACAATCGCACGACGCGTACGCTCATCCTCGCTCCGACCCGCGAGCTGGTGAACCAGATCGCCGAGAACCTGAAGAACTTCGTCCGCAAGTCGCCGCTGCGCATCAATGTCGTTGTCGGCGGCGTGTCCATCAACAAGCAGCAGCTGCAGCTCGAACGCGGCACCGACATTCTCGTCGCGACACCCGGCCGCCTCCTCGACCTCGTCAACCGCCGCGCCATCACGCTGACGGCGGTGCGCTACCTTGTGCTCGACGAAGCAGACCAGATGCTCGATCTCGGCTTCGTGCATGATCTGCGCAAGATCGCCAAGCTCGTTCCGAAGCGCCGCCAGACCATGCTCTTCTCGGCAACCATGCCAAAGGCGATCGCCGATCTTGCAGGCGAATACCTGACCGATCCGATCAAGGTGGAAGTGACGCCTCCCGGCAAGGCTGCGGACAAGGTCGAACAGTACGTCCACTTCGTCGGCGGCAAGAACGACAAGACGGATCTGCTGAAGAAGTCGCTTTCCGAAAATCCGGATGGCCGCGCGATCGTGTTCCTGCGCACCAAGCACGGCGCCGAGAAGCTGATGAAGCATCTCGACCACGTCGGCTATTCGGTCGCTTCCATCCACGGCAACAAGAGCCAGGGTCAGCGCGAGCGTGCCCTGAAGGCATTCCGCGACGGCGGCATCAAGACTCTGATTGCAACCGACGTTGCCGCCCGCGGCATCGATATTCCGGCCGTCAGCCATGTGTTCAACTATGATCTGCCGGAAGTGCCGGACGCCTATGTGCACCGCATCGGCCGCACGGCTCGCGCCGGCCGCGACGGCATCGCAATCGCGTTCTGCGCGCCGGATGAGGCACGCCTGCTGCGCGATATCGAAAGGCTGATGGGCATCGAGATCATCGTTGCCAGCGGCGAACCGCCGGCGCACATGCGCGCGGCCCCGCGCCGCGACAACGGCAACAACCGCAATCGCGGTGGCCAGGGCCGTGGTGGCGAAGGTCGCGGCGATGGCCGTCCGGGTGACCAGCGCTCCGGCAATCGCCAGGACCGCCGTCCGCGCCGCGAAGGCGACGCTGGCGAGGTCCGCGCGAACAACGAGGAACGCCGCGAGCGCCGTCCGCGTCCCGAGCGCCAGACTGCCCGCAACGAGGACTTCCGCGGCCAGCGCCGCGGCGAAGCGACACCCCAGGGGCCGGACAACGACCTCGTATCGACCTCCGATTTCCGACCGGCCAAGAAGCCGCAACAGCGCCCGCATGGCAGCGCCGATGCGAACCGCCATCATCCCGGCGGCGCCCGTAACGCGCACGGCCGCCCTGGCCGCAAGCATGGTGAGGATCGCGGCCAGCAGGCTCACGGTGAGCACCGCCAGGACGGCTCTGGCGGCATACGTCGCAAGGGCCCCCGCAATGGCGGCGGCCAGCGTCGCGAACAGGCTTGA
- a CDS encoding B12-binding domain-containing radical SAM protein codes for MRSPVASGSRRFQLILLKPSHYDDDGYVIRWWRAMIPSNSLAALFGIAADCAEREVLGPGVGIDIKVIDETNTRVHIPELLALLRQHGNFGMVALVGVQSNQYPRALDIARPFRAAGIPVSMGGFHVSGCLSMLDGKAVELDACREMGISMFAGEAEGRLDKVLQDAAYGELEPVYNFMNDLPGIGGTPVPFLPKKNVEHTLGLSSSFDAGRGCPYQCSFCTIINVQGRKSRFRSTDDIEKLVRMNWAQGIHKFFITDDNFARNKDWEAIFDRLIELKERHGIPLGLMIQVDTLCHKIPHFIEKAKRAGVTRVFIGLENVNPDNLTAAKKNQNKITEYRKMLLAWKAQGIMTLAGYILGFPSDTPETIRRDIKIIQHELPLDVIEFFVLTPLPGSEDHQTLWRKGIPMDADLNTYDVEHVCTAHEKMSRQEWENIYHEAWSLYYSPEHVKTLLRRAVASGLPLASLVKVLVSFATTVPLEKVHPLQSGLLRLKHPSERRPGLPQQHPLVFWPQFVWETVAKHVALAGTILRMSATAFLIKRNPASKNYMDQALTPVDDSEEEKLDLFTKTAGGTAAVTHVRKIAQLTHANH; via the coding sequence TTGCGATCACCCGTAGCGTCCGGCAGCCGCCGCTTTCAGCTCATTCTGCTCAAGCCGTCGCACTATGACGACGACGGCTACGTGATCCGCTGGTGGCGCGCCATGATCCCTTCGAACTCGCTGGCGGCTCTCTTTGGCATTGCGGCAGACTGCGCGGAGCGTGAAGTGCTCGGCCCGGGCGTCGGCATCGACATCAAGGTGATCGACGAAACCAATACACGCGTGCATATTCCGGAACTGCTCGCGCTGCTGAGGCAGCACGGTAATTTCGGCATGGTCGCGCTGGTCGGCGTTCAGTCGAACCAGTATCCACGGGCGCTCGACATTGCCCGGCCGTTTCGCGCGGCGGGCATTCCAGTCTCGATGGGCGGCTTTCACGTTTCCGGTTGTCTTTCGATGCTCGACGGAAAGGCGGTCGAACTCGACGCCTGCCGGGAGATGGGCATTTCGATGTTCGCCGGCGAGGCCGAAGGCAGGCTCGACAAGGTCTTGCAGGACGCGGCCTATGGCGAGCTCGAGCCGGTCTACAATTTCATGAACGACCTTCCGGGCATCGGCGGCACGCCTGTGCCGTTCCTGCCCAAAAAAAATGTCGAACACACGCTCGGGCTGAGCAGCAGCTTCGATGCCGGCCGCGGCTGCCCCTACCAGTGCTCATTCTGCACGATCATCAATGTGCAGGGCCGCAAATCCCGTTTCCGCTCCACCGACGATATCGAAAAGCTGGTGCGGATGAACTGGGCGCAGGGCATCCACAAATTTTTCATCACCGACGACAACTTCGCCCGCAACAAGGACTGGGAAGCGATCTTCGACCGGCTGATTGAACTGAAGGAAAGGCATGGCATCCCGCTCGGCCTAATGATCCAGGTCGATACGCTCTGTCACAAGATCCCGCACTTCATCGAAAAGGCAAAACGCGCCGGCGTCACGCGGGTCTTCATCGGCCTGGAGAACGTCAATCCGGACAATTTGACGGCCGCCAAGAAGAACCAGAACAAGATCACCGAATACCGGAAGATGCTGCTCGCCTGGAAAGCGCAGGGAATCATGACGCTCGCAGGTTACATCCTCGGCTTTCCTTCCGACACGCCGGAAACCATTCGCCGCGACATCAAGATCATTCAGCACGAGCTGCCGCTCGATGTCATCGAGTTCTTCGTGCTCACGCCGCTGCCGGGCTCGGAGGATCACCAGACGCTCTGGCGCAAGGGCATCCCGATGGATGCCGACCTCAATACCTATGACGTCGAACATGTCTGCACTGCGCACGAGAAGATGAGCCGGCAGGAATGGGAGAACATCTATCACGAGGCCTGGTCGCTTTATTATTCGCCGGAGCATGTGAAGACCTTGCTGCGCCGGGCCGTTGCAAGCGGCTTGCCACTTGCAAGCCTTGTCAAGGTGCTGGTGTCCTTTGCAACCACGGTGCCGCTCGAAAAAGTGCATCCCCTTCAAAGCGGTCTGCTGCGGCTGAAGCACCCCTCGGAACGGCGGCCCGGATTGCCGCAGCAGCATCCCCTCGTCTTCTGGCCGCAATTCGTGTGGGAAACCGTTGCCAAGCACGTCGCGTTGGCAGGCACCATCCTGCGCATGAGCGCAACTGCGTTCCTCATCAAGAGAAATCCGGCATCAAAAAACTACATGGACCAGGCGCTGACGCCGGTTGATGACAGCGAGGAAGAGAAGCTCGATCTGTTCACCAAGACAGCCGGCGGTACCGCGGCCGTCACGCATGTACGCAAAATCGCGCAGTTGACCCATGCCAACCATTAG
- a CDS encoding DMT family transporter — translation MTLDRFAPAIFVLLWSTGWVVAKYAARHSEPFTFLGIRYALSALAFFALCWVLKAKWPDRATVLRAIYSGFFLHGFYLAGLWWAIANGVAAGISGIIAALQPLLTAMVAPFLIGEHLQPTQKFGLLLGFFGIAIAVSPKLFDPASASLVHAAVPLAINLIAMISVTYGTIYQKKHLQTGDLKTIATMQYVGALIVTLPLALAFERLHFDATPEAFGALIWSVFGLSMGGIGLLLYLIRRGQVSRAASLIYLMPPTVAIEAFIAFGEPLTVPLIIGTIVVVTGVYLTNRKSARMAEA, via the coding sequence ATGACCCTTGATCGTTTCGCTCCCGCCATTTTTGTCCTGCTTTGGTCCACCGGCTGGGTCGTCGCGAAATATGCGGCACGCCATTCGGAGCCCTTCACCTTCCTCGGTATCCGTTATGCGCTTTCGGCGCTGGCGTTTTTCGCTCTCTGCTGGGTGCTGAAGGCGAAATGGCCGGATCGCGCGACGGTTCTGCGCGCGATCTATTCCGGTTTCTTTCTGCACGGATTCTATCTTGCCGGCCTGTGGTGGGCCATTGCCAATGGCGTTGCAGCTGGCATTTCCGGGATCATCGCCGCGCTGCAGCCGCTGCTGACGGCGATGGTGGCGCCCTTCCTGATCGGCGAACACCTGCAGCCCACCCAGAAGTTCGGACTTCTCCTCGGCTTCTTCGGCATAGCGATCGCCGTTTCCCCGAAACTTTTCGATCCAGCCTCCGCGAGCCTCGTTCACGCCGCGGTGCCGCTCGCGATCAACCTAATCGCCATGATCTCCGTCACATACGGCACGATCTACCAGAAGAAACACTTGCAGACGGGTGATCTCAAGACGATCGCGACGATGCAATATGTCGGGGCGCTTATCGTCACCCTGCCGCTCGCGCTCGCCTTCGAGCGCCTGCATTTCGATGCAACGCCAGAGGCTTTCGGCGCCCTGATCTGGTCGGTCTTCGGCCTGTCGATGGGCGGGATCGGGCTGCTTCTTTACCTGATCCGCCGCGGCCAGGTCTCGCGCGCCGCATCGCTGATCTACCTGATGCCGCCAACGGTCGCGATCGAGGCCTTCATCGCTTTCGGCGAACCGCTGACCGTGCCGCTGATCATCGGAACGATCGTGGTCGTCACCGGCGTCTATCTGACGAACCGGAAAAGCGCCCGCATGGCTGAGGCTTGA
- the iolG gene encoding inositol 2-dehydrogenase, with protein sequence MTVRFGLLGAGRIGKVHAKAVSGNANAKLVAVADALPQAAEAIASAYGCELRTIEAIEAAKDVDAVVICTPTDTHADLIERFARAGKAIFCEKPIDLDVARVKACIKIVDETKAKLMVGFNRRFDPHFMAVRKAIDDGRIGEVEMVTITSRDPGAPPVDYIKRSGGIFRDMTIHDFDMARFLLGEEPVSITATAAVLVDKAIGEAGDYDSVSVILQTKSGKQAIISNSRRATYGYDQRIEVHGSEGMVAAENQRPVSIEVANSDGYTRPPLHDFFMTRYTEAYANEIASFIAAVEKDATISPSGADGLAALALADAAVQSVKEGKLIKIG encoded by the coding sequence ATGACAGTCAGATTTGGTCTTCTCGGCGCCGGCCGCATCGGGAAGGTTCACGCGAAAGCCGTGAGCGGCAACGCGAATGCGAAACTCGTCGCCGTCGCCGACGCGCTTCCACAGGCGGCTGAAGCGATCGCTTCCGCTTATGGCTGCGAGCTCCGCACGATCGAGGCGATCGAGGCCGCCAAGGATGTCGACGCCGTCGTCATCTGCACGCCGACCGACACGCACGCGGATCTCATCGAGCGCTTCGCGCGGGCCGGCAAGGCGATCTTCTGCGAAAAGCCGATCGATCTCGACGTTGCCCGTGTCAAGGCCTGCATCAAGATCGTCGATGAGACTAAGGCGAAGCTGATGGTCGGTTTCAATCGCCGCTTCGACCCGCATTTCATGGCCGTGCGCAAGGCCATCGACGACGGCCGCATCGGCGAGGTCGAGATGGTGACAATCACCTCGCGTGATCCCGGGGCCCCGCCGGTCGACTACATCAAGCGCTCCGGCGGCATCTTCCGCGACATGACGATCCACGACTTCGACATGGCCCGGTTCCTGCTTGGCGAGGAGCCGGTCTCGATAACCGCAACGGCCGCTGTCCTTGTCGACAAGGCAATCGGCGAGGCGGGCGACTATGACAGCGTTTCGGTCATCCTGCAGACGAAGTCCGGCAAGCAGGCGATCATCTCCAACTCCCGCCGCGCCACCTACGGCTACGACCAGCGCATCGAAGTGCACGGGTCGGAGGGCATGGTAGCGGCCGAGAATCAGCGTCCGGTCTCGATCGAAGTCGCCAACAGTGACGGCTATACGCGCCCGCCGCTGCACGACTTCTTCATGACCCGTTACACGGAAGCCTACGCCAACGAGATCGCAAGCTTCATCGCCGCGGTCGAGAAGGACGCAACGATTTCGCCCTCCGGCGCCGACGGCCTTGCCGCGCTGGCGCTCGCCGATGCGGCGGTACAGTCCGTCAAGGAAGGCAAGCTCATCAAGATCGGCTGA